In Glandiceps talaboti chromosome 4, keGlaTala1.1, whole genome shotgun sequence, a single window of DNA contains:
- the LOC144434406 gene encoding uncharacterized protein LOC144434406 encodes MAGCGSDVRGDEKHGSGVMVNKYYNQVGNGGNCLCLPLVPDYDESEVVSGAQTDRAYVYHTQYYGSTGPFADKRYFDVSCAVCLDDFHNNILMYPARNDCPAGWNVEYYGFLMSERNTHQTAEHVCVDVEGRAIPGTGDNVLGALLYPVEGRCPTGSSIPCGPYVDGYELTCAMCSY; translated from the exons ATGTTAGAGGTGATGAAAAACATGGATCTG gTGTTATGGTCAATAAATATTACAACCAAGTGGGAAATGGTGGCAACTGCTTATGTTTACCTCTCGTACCTGACTACGATGAAAGTGAAGTTGTATCAGGCGCCCAAACTGACCGTGCATATGTTTACCACACTCAATACTACGGCAGTACGGGTCCCTTTGCTGATAAGAGATATTTCGACGTCTCATGTGCAGTTTGTTTAGATGACTTTCATAACAATATACTCATGTACCCAGCTAGGAATGACTGTCCAGCTGGATGGAACGTGGAATACTATGGGTTTCTGATGAGCGAGAGAAATACTCACCAAACAGCAGAACATGTCTGCGTTGATGTCGAAGGCAGAGCAATACCAGGTACAGGAGATAATGTGCTTGGCGCACTACTATATCCCGTAGAAGGCCGTTGTCCCACCGGCAGCTCTATTCCATGTGGCCCATACGTTGATGGCTATGAACTGACATGTGCCATGTGTTCGTATTGA